GCCCCCGTAGTCAGATCCTTCACAAAATAAAAACGAGAAAAGAATTCAATAGAGGTCTTATTGTCTTGAAAAAACTTAGAGACAGAGAGTAGATTGTTTTGAATGGCTGGAGAGCAGAGAACATTTTGAAGATGGAATTTGTGATTTGATGCATTAATGTTCACATTACCAGTATGGGAGATTGGAATGGTATTACCATTGCCCATGACTATATCTTCTGAACCATGGTAGTCTTGCATAGTGGCTAGACTTTGAGTATCCAAGACAATACGATGTGTTGCACCACTGTCAACGATCCACAGAGCTTACTGATTTTGGAAGCGTGCAGCATAATTAGCGCGAGCTTGAAAATGATTGTGAGACCGTGTCCGACATACACGAGCAGTATGTCCTCTACCATCACAAAGCTGGCGGTAAATGTTGTTGTTGGGAGGCTGCTGTTGCTGATTGTTGCGCCTGGGCTGCTGATTATTGCGCCAtgcttgattgtgactttgttgattGAGATTGTTGTTGTTGGGCGCATTTGATCGCCGATTGTTGTTGGATCCCTGGCGTGTAGGAGTTGACGCAGTCCCCTGAGCAATATTAGCAGTTATTGGAGCAAAAGGAGTCCTTTTGGCTTCCTCATGATGAAGAAAAAGCTCATAATAAAGGAGCTTTTCATATAGTTCTTCGTATGAGATTGTTGAATCTCGAGCTCGGATGGCAGCGAAAAGGCCTCGGAATTCAGATCCAAGTCCAGTAAGAATCTTGACAACCAGTTCTTCATTGGAAACGGGGGATCCAGCAGTGGCAAGTTCAACACATAGTGAGCGAACTTGATGAAGATAATCTACAATAGGGCGAGAGTCCTTGGAAAGGCGGCGAGACGGTCTCGAAGACTAAAGATACGAGTTTGGGACTTGTTTGCATAAGCAATATGCAATGCATCCCAAGCCATTTTGGCATTGGCAGCAGAAGCAACTATACTAGCAATTGTTGAGTCTATAGATGCCAAGACAACATTTTGTATGAGCTGATCTTGCTAAAACCAAGCAAGAAAATCAGGATTGAGTACTGCTTGGTTATTTGCAGAGATAGTCTGAGAGGGGGTTGGTTTCGATCCATCAAGGTGACCAAAGAGATTGTGTCCATGCATAAGCATGGACATCTGAGCCTTCCATAGTGAAAAGTTATGGCTACAAGCTAGTTGGAGCAGTTGGGCTCCTGATACCATAAAGAGTGATAAAGGCAGAAGAAGAACTTATTTTGTATTGATCATAAGGTTGGCTTTATATAGCCAAGTATAGTACATAAAAGTTGTGAATAATGTAACAACTTAGAGAGAATCTAGGATACATAGAAACCTATGTGAATAACAATCCTAAACAAAAGGAATCTGATGAGCACCAAAAGAGATATTAAAAAACAGAATAGCAAAAAGTCCTATACAGAAGGATTATTAGACTTCACTTATGATCCTTGTATGATTTTCATTACTTCGAATCCAGCATTTTGAATCAACTGGATAATATGCACATGAGAATTAAAAATAAGAACTCAAACAACCTCTTCCAATTAGAGGATTGAAATCCAATCCAATCAACACAAGTCAAATAAATTAACAATATATGTAGAATAAATCAAATGATAGAGTCAGATCATAAGTTCCATCTAAATCCAACAATGAAAGGATTAATAGTACATCATAAGTTGGAGAGTGTCACGTCCAGTGGTTTCTTCAATTTCTCTTTTAATATTCATAGCTGAATCCTCAACAGAGTCCGGGCAGCCATACAGTTCAATAAGTTGGAGTGTTGGAATATCGGCAAAGCTAGGAGGGATCGCGTCGAGGGAGTAACAACCTTTTATGAGTAGCTTCTCAAGCACGGGAAAGGATTCCTCTGAAGCTTTCCATTCTCTTAGATCCATCCACTCTAATGTCAAGTATTTAAGTGCCTGGAACTCCATTTCTCTAACGTCCCAACACTCTTTACCCAATAATAATCCCCAGATTATTTTGAGTTTCTCAAGTTTCTGCAGTCTTGCTATGTTTGATGTTAATTCTTTCGTTATTGAAAAGTGGCGAATCCTCAAATTCTTAAGATTTGAAGGGAAGACAAAGTAGCTCTCCCATCCAACTGAATGCGGGTAGCGATAAGTCTTACATGGGCATTCAAGGTCAAGAGATTGAAGGCGTGTATGAACTTCCGATATGGGAAACAAAGAACGACAGGGTAAACTTTCAAGGCTGAGACCCAACTCTTCTAAATTCGGAAACCTCCACCACGACCTTGGATTTCTATCATCGTACACACGAAGATTGCAAAATGTCTTCAGGTTCTCCAGCAATGTTTCTGAAGATTCTTCTTCCTCGTTTTCCAATAACAAGAAAACTTTTCTCATATTCACATGCCTTAAATTGTTCATTTTCCAGAGACCAGACGAACGTGGGAATAATGTCTTTCTTGAAGCAACCTTTAGAGTGTGAAGATCGTGTAGGTGTGATACCCACTTGAATTCAAATTGATCTTTGACATAAAGCGCAAGGTACCTCAAGTGAGTTAGCAATTTTACTGTTGGAACCCATGATGAACTTGTTTCCACATCCATCAAATGCAACACCCGAACAAGTTTTAATTCAACAAGTAAACGTAAAGGATTTGATCGGTTTTTCCATGTTTCAAATTCTGGATGAGCAATGAACTCCAAAGACGGCTTAGAACACTGACCAAAACACTTTGTACTTTCCTCGGACTCGTGTATTGTAATCTTATCCACCTGATATTCACAATGATCTAATTGTTCCACCAGATCATCATGAATATAAGTGCATAACCGCGATTCCTTAGTATACAAATGTTTATATGGATTGTATGGCACTATAAGCTGCACAAACTTTTCTTCTCTAAGTTTTGCTGAGCAAAACTCACGCACTACATCATGAAGTATGCAGTATTTTATGTCACCATTACGTCTCCTTTTAGAGACCATTACTAGGCTTCTGTTAAGCAGATCATTCAAGCAAACTCTAGCTGCTTCTTCCATATAATTCTCTGTGTCAACATTCAGTACAAACTCTTCGGCTATCCACAAATTCAGCAAAGCAGACACTGGAATCTTATAGTCTTCTGGAAACAAGCCCATGTAAAGAAGGCAAGGCTTTAAGTGGTCTTCTAAATGCTCATAACTTGATTGTATTACCTTCATGCTCTGCTCTCCTAAAGCATGAGAACTCAAGTCATTTGCAACCTCAAGCCACAAGGACTCCTGCCTTTCCATCTTCACAATAATCCCGGCAATCAAGACTATTACAAGAGGCAATCCCTTACAATGTTCCGCAACTTGTAAACTTGCTTCCAATAGATTGGGTGGACAACTCTCTCCTTGAAATACTTTCTTAATCAATAATTCCCAACTCTCTTCCAATGTTAGAAATCTAAGAGAATAAG
The Nicotiana tabacum cultivar K326 unplaced genomic scaffold, ASM71507v2 Un00318, whole genome shotgun sequence genome window above contains:
- the LOC107772281 gene encoding putative late blight resistance protein homolog R1A-10, which produces MDVVETCGEGILSSAGPSVQCSLPSIDEEVVGFEKDAESIMKKLIGGTKELDVISIFGMPGLGKTTLARKVYNNPSIVNHFDARVWCSVSQTYIERTLLIEILKQATGGNYEIKEDDDIADKLRKTLIGRRYLIVLDDIWEVEAWEDLGLCFPKGEDGSRVMVTTRIEQVAKHLQHRSDPYSLRFLTLEESWELLIKKVFQGESCPPNLLEASLQVAEHCKGLPLVIVLIAGIIVKMERQESLWLEVANDLSSHALGEQSMKVIQSSYEHLEDHLKPCLLYMGLFPEDYKIPVSALLNLWIAEEFVLNVDTENYMEEAARVCLNDLLNRSLVMVSKRRRNGDIKYCILHDVVREFCSAKLREEKFVQLIVPYNPYKHLYTKESRLCTYIHDDLVEQLDHCEYQVDKITIHESEESTKCFGQCSKPSLEFIAHPEFETWKNRSNPLRLLVELKLVRVLHLMDVETSSSWVPTVKLLTHLRYLALYVKDQFEFKWVSHLHDLHTLKVASRKTLFPRSSGLWKMNNLRHVNMRKVFLLLENEEEESSETLLENLKTFCNLRVYDDRNPRSWWRFPNLEELGLSLESLPCRSLFPISEVHTRLQSLDLECPCKTYRYPHSVGWESYFVFPSNLKNLRIRHFSITKELTSNIARLQKLEKLKIIWGLLLGKECWDVREMEFQALKYLTLEWMDLREWKASEESFPVLEKLLIKGCYSLDAIPPSFADIPTLQLIELYGCPDSVEDSAMNIKREIEETTGRDTLQLMMYY